GGgaatgtcttttgtcttttttccctgaaGTTACTCTAGTTATTCTATTGCTTCCAGTCAAGGACCAACATTTGATTTGTTGTAGAAGGATGATGGTATGATATACTGCATTGTCACTGAGCAAGTTAGACGTCAGTATTGCCTTTTGTGCTCATTGCATGGCCCTGCTGCTAAAGTTCTCTGAAAAAGAGTTAATGTAGGATGGAACTACCAAAAAAAACTATATTGGATATCTGAGAGAAAACACAATCTGGTGGCATAGCAAAGTGTTTGCACAGTGGACTTTGACTGTCATTTATTTGGAACTATTATGGTAGTTAGACTTCTGATGATGGTTGAATTTATCTGTGGTGGTTTTCCCTCTGCAAATCACCAATTTACCAAATTACTGCTGTACTACATTTTAATCCAATATGAGGCTATTGTAAAAGTCAAGAAATCTATCACAGAATTTCTAAAGATTTCATCTCATTTATGTGTAGCTATTACATTATACTGTATAGGTGGCATAATTTTGTGGATGGAGAACTGGTAGCcttttgtttaaaacttttttttattgctactcatattaagaaatataatttatattgtgACCTAATATGTAGCATATGTAGTTGTAGTGTATGTtcagggatggatggatggattgggCAAGAGATTTGGGGAACAAGAAGAGAGGCGTATATATTACTGAAAAAGGTTTCATGAAATAGTAGTTTCCTTTATTACATACAATATATTCAGATATTTTCTAGTGAGTCTAATCTAATGTGTTCTATTTtgatctatttcattttttagagaaTGCTAGCCATATTCTattaaattgatttcatgacATACTAATAGGccataatatgaaaaataatgctaTAGAAAACTTCCTTTGCAGACACAGTTCTGCtactatttcttcatttgaccTGTGAACTCACTTTTCACTAGGAGATTATTTGCCTAGCATTAAAATTTctagtattaaaatttcatgagtCTATCAGTTGTACTGTCTAAATGATATCACCAAactgctgaaattttaaaattggccaggaaaatacattttctttagccAGAGTATGATCAGCAACTCTCCTTAGCAAACATCATTAGCAAGGATGTATAAAACCATAAGTAGAAAACTAGGCATTTTCTCTTTATAGTGGAGATATCTTCATGAAGGCCTTGGGGCATTGTGTTTCAGAGCATTTCCAAAGCAGATAAAGAAGGGAATATAATTGATGCCAATTAAATACTTTGGGAGGTTTCTTAAGTATGAAAGATGAATTTCTACTCAAGCTTTCCAAATAGTTCTAAAAGCTTATGGTAAACATATGTAGTCTTCCAATTTGTTGTTTGTTCCGGTTTTTATGCCCTTCATGAAGTCATGCAATATTGTATGTTAGAATGTTGAAAATAGCAATTTTAATTCTACAGCTATTACTAGAAAATTTGGGGGGCTTGTAGGGATTTGTAGAAGAAACTTATCTAGGCTTTTTCCCAACCCATGAATGATAGCTTTGTTTTGCCAGCTTCTCAGAATAGACTGACAATTTTTGGAAAGATCTTAGTCAATATTACCTCATTTGAACTATAACAAGAAACagtgaatttaaaataagcaaagaaaacagtgaGCTTCATTAATTATAACTCAAGACTCATTTTCTCcctcaaaaagaattttaaactgaTGTTAATCTACTAGGAATTTTGTGCATTTTGATGTACTTTGGCTCTGTTAGTAGTGTCTGAACAGAGTACAAACACATTTTGAGAGGCTTAAATTGTATTTAACTCTATTTTCATAGGCATTTCAGTGACTGTCCTTCAAGTCATGTTTACAGGTGATATTGAAAAATTCTCCCTGAAAATCTTAAGAataatcagggcacctgggtggctcagtcagttaagtgtccaagtcttgatttcagctcaggccatgatctcagggttatgggatcgagccctgtgtcgggtctctcactctctaaaatacaataaataaatactttttaaaaatcttatgacTGATCAGTTTTCAAgggagaggttttgttttgttttttaagatttttatttgtcagaaagagaaagagtgcacaagcagtgggagcagcaggcagacggagaagcaggctccccactgagcagggagcccaatgaaaaggttttaaatagtattttttaagaagtttgatAGAAACAAATATCAGAGAAAAGCCCCAGACTGTTTTGCTCCATGGCAGATATgaagcattcttttttatatgaGAGTGATAGTAGTGTATCAGTTACTGAACAATGCCCTCTTAGGATTGGAAAGGGTCTTTGAAATTATCTGCTGTCAGGGATTCCGTGTTTAGCATTCTTGAGATACGACCTAGTACTTTTCTAGATGGTACGGGGTGCACAAAAGTAAGAGCAATGGTAGAGGTAAAGAGACAATAATTACTCTGTgagttcagaggaaggagagatttcTGACTGGATAACCAGAGATTCTTCGCAATGGAAGTGGCTCAGAAGCAGGAATTTATTTAGGAATGATGGGTAGAACTGGACTTGTGAGAAGGCTTGGCACAGGCAAAAATGTGAAAGTTAGAGAGCACAGTGTATGTTTGAGGAACAGGGGTCTCAGCGATGGCGTCTCAGTAGAGCATGTAATGATAATTGTTCTCCAGGAGCATTGCAGTCACTCCTAGCAAAGCATATGTGCAAGAAAACGGGGAAAGATAAGATGGTAGATTGTTTTCCTTAGTCCTAATTGAGTCAGACCTCATTAAAGCCATGCTTTATTGGGATGAAGCAGACAAGTGTGTGTAATTCAACACAAATCGAATAAATATGCACCAAATGCCATATACTTATAATAACTATTTATGGCATAACttcattataaattatatttactattaatgtttcaaaatatttttgtaagcaaatgtttgctttaaaaagatacgtgtggggcgcctgggtggcacggcggttaagcgtctgccttcggctcagggcgtgatcctggcgttaagggattgagccccatatcaggctcctctgctatgagcctgcttcttcctctcccactccccctgcttgtgttccctctctcactggctgtctatctctgtcgcataaataaataaaaatcttttaaataaaaataaaaaaagatacatgcgTGTATTATCAACATAAAGTTTGGATTTCATATTGGtaaattttttaatgcaaaagaaatgtttttttctttttacatagaCACAGGGAACATGGAAGTGCTCCACCTATATGGAAGTGAAAAGCAGAAGCAGCAGTGGCTTGAGCCTCTTCTTCAAGGGAACATTGCCTCCTGCTTCTGTATGACAGGTAAAAGCAAACCATGGTTCTCCCCTTGTGCAGTCAGTCATCCTGTAGTAATTATGGATGAGCTAAAATGGAAGAGTGGCTCTGTGTTTCAGGCAAATTTGCCCATGGACAGAGATGGGCATATGTTTGTTTTGAGCCCAATTTCGAATTTTGGCATTTCTAAATGTGCAGAATTAAATTGTCCTCCCCTTTGGGAGGATACCAGGTGATGTTTTCTGGCCTTCTACTTTAGGCATTTAGCAGCAGAGTAAAACTAACTTCATAAtcttttgacttgcatttctaaaattgccaggtatatatatttaatatcttttttgcCCTTATGTGTGAATTATTCATCtgtgtaataatttttattgatagtTACAAAATACTTAACTCTGCCATAAACCTAGAAAAATAGACCATTCACCAATGCTGGTCACATAGTTCAGATTATGATCATGTGGGGAAGTAAAATTAGGAGCATGTTAAAAATGGGTTTGGTACCATTTGTACATAGGAAACAGCAGTTAAGAattcttcaaaggaaaaagtcATCATTTTATAGTTGAGTTTAATAAACTAAATGTCATCTGGCCTTAATTTTAGCCAGATTTAAAAGCCTTCTATAactttgtatgtatttataatagcaaagcTGATCTCCGTTTAAAATCAGTAAgaggtatttattgaacatctacagGGACATGTTATCTTCAAAGCACTAACTGGAGGTTACAAAATAAGTACATAGCTCCTTTTCTAAAGGAACCCCATGAGTCTCTAGTCTTAGAAATAAAACACGCAAAATACCTGAAGGACCCATTTAAAAGAGCGTATTAACAATACAGGTTACTATGATTGAGGGCTAGCCTGTACATTTTGAAATGCCGTATAGTAAAGCAGTTGTGTAAGGGTGTCCTGTGGAAAACTTTCTGTTGAGCAGGCTTTATAGaatgcaaaataagtcagagcaTTCCTGATGGAATTTGCAAGGCACAGTTGGAAATTGTCTAAGATGGTAAACTAGATGGTGGGGAAATCTGGCTTGCAAATATGTAGTATTTAGTAAATTTCCATTGTGGACAGTAAacaacaatattctttttttttttttaaagattttatttatttattcgacagagagagagacagccagcgagagagggaacacaagcagggggagtgggagaggaagaagcaggctcatagcggagaagcctgatgtggggctcgatcccataacgctgggatcacgccctgagccgaaggcagacgcttaaccgctgtgccacccaggcgccccagtaaacaACAATATTCTTAATCTACTTTTGATGATTAGAGAAAGGATTGAGTGAGTTATCTTAAATCACGTATCAGTGAGGAAACCAAGAACACAATTCAGATTGCTGATCCCCAGtgtttgaaattcattcattcattcttccaatgcacatttactgaatacctgcTATGTATAGATTATAGGAGAACCAGGGTGGAAGGGGGGAAGAATAGGAACATGCGTCTTTTGTAAACTGATGATGTCTGCCTGCCTGTAAATTCAAACTTTGCTTATTTATAGAGCCCGGTGTAGCTTCAAGTGATGCCACAAATATTGAATGTAGCATCCAACGAGATGGAGATAGCTATGTAATTAATGGCAAGAAATGGTGGAGCAGTGGTAAGTATTCAGATCCATCTGTTGTCCCAGGTGCTGTGCTAGAATAATATAATACACAGTTCTTAGTTTCATGATCAGCATTCTTTAAATTCTGCCTTTGAAAGCATgttcaaatttagaaatatttgatttaaaaaagtaattttcaaaattactttcaaaattattttggagagagggagagagtgcaggggtgggggatagggcagaggcagagggagagagaaactccaagcAAACtgcatgctgagtgcagagcctgacctgggaattgatctcacgaccccaagatcaggacctgagctgaaaccaagagccagaggctcaaccaacagagccaaaTAGGTGCcccaaagaaaagtaattttaaaataacatatcatGATTaggtgatatttattttaagagcagAAAACATGTCTGTTTTTTCTCTACAATTTTACAGTTCACAATTTTTATAGTTTGTAAGAGAAAAGTCATATTAGTGTACACTATTGACCACtgtaatttctatcaaaattaaatttcaataggGACATATTAAATGAActgtaataatttataaataattgtattttaaaaaggtaagatgtacatgttaaaaattttattgcttaaaaatgcaAGTGTATAAGCAAAATTGCAAAAATGCTTATACACTTGCAAAAATGCAAGTGTATAAGCAAAATTATTGCTTAAAAATGCAAGTgtataagcaaaacaaataagaatCTATACATAAGAAAATGTATTGTTTAGTCAGCCCTCAGTAATAGACTCACATAAATGGATGAGCCCTTTAGGAAGTCACAAAATCGACATCTATGTAAATATGATTAACTAAAGATTGCTTCTAGAGTATACATATAAATCTAACAGGATAACCAGTTTATTACTAAAGAAAATTGACATCATGGAAGCAAAATTATATGTTCAGAAATTTACCAgagatcaaaaaaaaaagtaatttaccAGGGATGTATTAAAAGGCCagtaaatctttttatttaatttttttattgttaaattgttATTCTTTCTGGGGTCCTAGGAAATCACTTACCAactaagaaacaggaaaaaaggatTAAATTTTGCTGTATGGTTATACAAGTACTGAAATTATGCAGTGAAATCATTCTTACATTAAAATTCAGATCATTTAATCAGAAATGCCCCTTAATATAAGACTTTTTATTGATCTGTTTCAGAtggcttagcacagtgcttttGTTATTTATGCCTGTTAATACTATTTTCCTATATTAATTTTAAGTTCATGTTTTGTGCATTTATTATTTcgtttcctcctcttcctggttGCTATattctccccatcctcccctcacCTCTTGATTGCTATAAGTTGGTGCCACGGTGTTTGAGATTTAAGTTTCAGAATAAAGCAGAtgttttatttgagggagaatcATCATTCATGTGTATCGAAGCAAGAGCGAGCAGTTTCACATTTAAATGCTAAAAGTACTGGTTGGCTCCGTAGGATCTTCTGAATCAAAAGGAATCTCTTCCACGTTTTGTCTTTGTCTTCTCCAGGACCCGtatttcttagcaactttcatgatgtagtttttaaaagaagcGCCCATGAAAACGTACAGGATTGGGTTGAGGCAGCTGTGAAACAATGCAATGCTCTCTGTGATTTGGATGGCAACATCCATGCGTTTGCTCATGTCGCAGTCGGTGATCAGGGAGTAGATGATGTCTATGACTTGGCAGAACCTGACAATGTTATAAGGCAGCTGCGTGACAATGAAAACTATAACCACCGTGAACAGAACTTTGAGGGGTCGAGACTTTTTAATATTGGGCATCCTGATGAGTGTCCTTGCTGTGACAAAGTAGCACACTCCCATAATAAGAAAGGGTATTACAAATCCGATGCAGATTTCCAGCATTTGAATTGATGCTTTCACTGATGTTCCTAGGTGATATGGAAAGATGGGAATGCACCTAGCCTTGTGATTTACTGTATAAAAAACCAGCTGAGGTATACTCAGCAAGATGGCAGCCATCCAGACACAGCAACAGATAAGCCAGCATGATTTCCCCACTTCTGATTGACTTGGAGCTTTAGTTACTGCCCAGTATCTGTCTATGCTGATACAAGCCAGGAACTGCATTCCAGAGACGAAGTTGACTGTGTACAAGGCTGAAGTGACTTTGCACATGATTTTCCCTAAAACCCATCCATGAACTGCATTAACTGCCCAAAAAGGCAGAGTGAATAGAAGGAGTAAATCTGCCACTGCCAAATTCAGGATGTACACATCTGTTTTGGTTCTCTGCTTCTTGTAATAGGCATAAATTGCCACTACTGTGGAATTGCCTGCAATTCCAATGATGAAAGCTATTGtgaagaaggcaggcaggaaaaCTTTTGCAAATTTTCTGACTTCCTCTTTTATACAGATCACTTCATACTGACTGTAGTCATGAGTGCCATtcacttcattttcctcataGTAGTAATCTGTTGACTGGTTGTGTTCCAAAGCCATGGCTCCAATCTAAATGtcaaaaagaatacagaatattcattttaatatcatttaagaGGAAATACTTTTTAATCTAGCATATGTTTTGTTCTTTAACTAGAAAGTAGATTGTTGTTATAACATCGGTGAGGCTGAATCTGCCGCTCTTTGAAATTTGAAACTCTTCAAGGGAAGCCATATTGGAGTATACCCCCAAGATTagttcttcttcctttgttttacAAGTCTGTGTGCAGGAGCTGGAATTTACACAAGAAAGATAATAATACCCTGAGGAAATTTTCTTAATCATTAAAACCTAAATCAAAGTAATGACTTTTatgtaaaaatagtttttaaaatatgaaaatttagtCAGATTtcaacaaaaggaataaaaaatgttatattttttacatatacaaCTTTGTGATTCTTATGGAGGATATTGGCagtaaattaaattagaaattattttattcatctaaaataaatttatttttattatttatagacttatttttttaatgaatttattttaaaataagttaaataaattacctCAGTATTTATACTTAATTTATACTTAATTATACTTAATTACCTCAGTATTTATACTTAATTATAAAGGTTGGCCTTTATAAACAAAGTCTCCTCCAGTTAGCTTTCCTTCAAAACCTGTCACACATGCTGAATGTATGCTACCATTCAGTAGCATCATTCCACCAATTACCTAAGTCTTAAGCCTACACTGTCCTTGACCTCTCTTACCTTCATCCCTAATTTCCAGTCAGCCCCTAAATTCTGATTTTACCTTCCAAATAGATTGTGAATCTGTCTCTTTTAATTTGCCTCTTTGACACATCTGTACCATTCGACCACCATTACACCTGTTACAATATCTTCCCAACTGGTATCTGCTACTCTTATTCTTCCTTACCACCTGTCtgtcaaaatcatttttctttttccatttttttttaaagattttatttatttatttaacagagagagaacacaaacagggggagcagcagacagggcgagggagaagcagtctcaccaagcagggagcccgatgtggggctcaatcccaggaccctgggatcatgacctgagctgaaggcagacccttaacgactgagccacccaggcgccccatcaaaatcatttttcttactgCCACTAGATTTCTGTATCTCTGAAATGTCAATCTGTCACTCTTCTACTTAGCTCCTCACCTAAAAGACACATTTCTCCACCCGGAAGATAAAATCCAAGCTCCTTAGCGTGATGCCCAAGGCTCCCTCCATAATGTGGTCCTAACCATGGTTCCTGCTATATCTCTCTACTATGCACCCCACACTGTGCTGCATCTCTCTACTATACGCCCCAG
The DNA window shown above is from Ailuropoda melanoleuca isolate Jingjing chromosome 6, ASM200744v2, whole genome shotgun sequence and carries:
- the ACKR4 gene encoding atypical chemokine receptor 4; translated protein: MLKQIGAMALEHNQSTDYYYEENEVNGTHDYSQYEVICIKEEVRKFAKVFLPAFFTIAFIIGIAGNSTVVAIYAYYKKQRTKTDVYILNLAVADLLLLFTLPFWAVNAVHGWVLGKIMCKVTSALYTVNFVSGMQFLACISIDRYWAVTKAPSQSEVGKSCWLICCCVWMAAILLSIPQLVFYTVNHKARCIPIFPYHLGTSVKASIQMLEICIGFVIPFLIMGVCYFVTARTLIRMPNIKKSRPLKVLFTVVIVFIVTQLPYNIVRFCQVIDIIYSLITDCDMSKRMDVAIQITESIALFHSCLNPILYVFMGASFKNYIMKVAKKYGSWRRQRQNVEEIPFDSEDPTEPTSTFSI